Proteins found in one Herbiconiux sp. A18JL235 genomic segment:
- the dnaE gene encoding DNA polymerase III subunit alpha has product MPSNDSFVHLHVHSEYSMLDGAARVKPLIEAAKEQGMPAVAVTDHGNVFGAFDFWRTATEAGIKPIIGTEAYLTPGTHRSDKTRVRWGNGGGDDVSGAGAYTHMTLLSETTEGMHNLFRLSSKASIEGQYFKPRMDRELLSQYGKGLIATTGCPSGEIQTRLRLGQYDEALKAASDFRDIFGAENFFCEIMDHGLEIERRIMGDLIRLAKQLDLRLVATNDLHYTHAHDATSHAALLCVQSGSTLSDPNRFKFDADEFYLKSAQEMRQLFRDYPDACDNTLLIAERCNVEFDTKANYMPRYPVPEGETEATWFEKEVEEGLKLRYPNGISQEVRERADYEVGVIKSMGFPGYFLVVADFINWSKRNGIRVGPGRGSGAGSMAAYAMRITDLDPLVHGLIFERFLNPDRVSMPDFDVDFDDRRRGEVIKYVTEKYGDERVAQIVTYGTIKAKQALKDSGRVLGFPFSMGEKLTKAMPPPIMGKDIPLSGIFDKNHPRYKEAVDIRTVIETDPEARTVFDTALGIENLKRQWGVHAAGVIMSSDPLIDIIPIMKREQDGQIVTQFDYPAAESLGLIKMDFLGLRNLTIIDDALDNIRANRGEDLVLEDLDLDDAASYELLARGDTLGVFQLDGGPMRGLLRLMKPDNFEDISAVLALYRPGPMGADSHTNYALRKNKVQPITPIHPELAEPLEDVLGGTYGLIVYQEQVMSIAQKLAGFTLAQADLLRRAMGKKKKSELDKQYEGFSAGMHANGYSEAAVKTLWDILLPFSDYAFNKAHSAAYGVISYWTAYLKAHYPAEYMAALLTSVGDSKDKMAMYLNECRRMGIKVLPPDVNSSIGFFTAVGPDIRFGLGAVRNVGMNVVELIRGAREEKGAFTSFGDFLKKIPLGATNKRTIESLIKAGAFDSLGATRRALMEVHEAMIDNAVSEKRNEANGQVGFDFDSLWDAPEEVHDIPARPEWAKRDKLAFERDMLGLYVSDHPLAGLEVELAKHASTTILDLLSSEHVSDGDQVTIAGLITSVQHRTAKNSGNQYGMITVEDFAGEITAMFMGKTYQEFGPALTNDSIVVVRGRVSLRDDGMNLHAFSLFQPALGTAGSSGPLHISLAEFKATTDTVQALNDVLIRHSGDTEVRLKLIKNDNVRVFEVPYPVSVTADLFGELKSLLGPNCLA; this is encoded by the coding sequence GTGCCCTCGAACGACTCCTTCGTACACCTGCACGTCCACAGCGAGTACTCGATGCTCGACGGCGCGGCGAGGGTGAAGCCCCTCATCGAGGCGGCCAAGGAGCAGGGCATGCCCGCGGTCGCCGTCACCGACCACGGCAACGTCTTCGGCGCCTTCGACTTCTGGCGCACCGCCACCGAGGCAGGTATCAAGCCCATCATCGGCACCGAGGCCTACCTCACACCCGGCACCCACCGCAGCGACAAGACCCGCGTGCGCTGGGGCAACGGCGGGGGAGATGACGTCTCGGGCGCCGGTGCCTACACGCACATGACCCTGCTCTCCGAGACCACGGAAGGGATGCACAACCTCTTCCGCCTGAGCTCGAAGGCGTCGATCGAGGGTCAGTACTTCAAGCCCCGCATGGACAGGGAGCTCCTCAGCCAATACGGCAAGGGCCTCATCGCCACCACGGGGTGCCCGTCGGGTGAGATCCAGACCCGTCTCCGCCTCGGCCAATACGACGAGGCGTTGAAGGCGGCGAGCGACTTCCGCGACATCTTCGGGGCCGAGAACTTCTTCTGCGAGATCATGGACCACGGTCTCGAGATCGAGCGCCGCATCATGGGCGATCTCATCCGTCTCGCCAAGCAGCTCGACCTGCGGCTCGTCGCCACCAACGACCTGCACTACACGCACGCCCACGACGCCACCAGCCACGCGGCGCTGCTCTGCGTGCAGTCGGGGTCGACGCTCTCCGACCCGAACCGCTTCAAGTTCGACGCCGACGAGTTCTACCTGAAGAGCGCCCAGGAGATGCGGCAGCTGTTCCGCGACTACCCCGACGCCTGCGACAACACCCTGCTCATCGCCGAGCGGTGCAACGTCGAGTTCGACACCAAGGCGAACTACATGCCCCGTTATCCGGTGCCCGAGGGGGAGACCGAGGCGACCTGGTTCGAGAAGGAGGTTGAGGAGGGGCTGAAGCTCCGCTACCCGAACGGCATCTCGCAGGAGGTGCGCGAGCGCGCCGACTACGAGGTGGGCGTGATCAAGAGCATGGGGTTCCCTGGCTACTTCCTCGTCGTCGCCGACTTCATCAACTGGTCCAAGCGCAACGGCATCCGGGTGGGGCCGGGCCGTGGCTCCGGCGCCGGTTCGATGGCCGCCTACGCCATGCGCATCACCGATCTCGACCCGCTGGTGCACGGCCTCATCTTCGAGCGGTTCCTCAACCCCGACCGCGTCTCCATGCCCGACTTCGACGTCGACTTCGACGACCGGCGCCGCGGCGAGGTCATCAAGTACGTCACCGAGAAGTACGGCGACGAGCGCGTCGCCCAGATCGTCACCTACGGCACCATCAAGGCCAAGCAGGCCCTGAAAGACTCCGGGCGCGTGCTCGGCTTCCCGTTCAGCATGGGTGAGAAGCTCACCAAGGCGATGCCCCCGCCCATCATGGGTAAAGACATCCCCTTGAGCGGCATCTTCGACAAGAACCACCCGCGCTACAAGGAGGCCGTCGACATCCGCACGGTCATCGAGACCGACCCCGAGGCGCGCACGGTGTTCGACACCGCGCTCGGCATCGAGAACCTCAAGCGTCAATGGGGCGTGCACGCGGCCGGCGTCATCATGTCGAGCGACCCGCTCATCGACATCATCCCCATCATGAAGCGGGAGCAGGACGGCCAGATCGTCACCCAGTTCGACTACCCCGCTGCGGAGTCGCTCGGCCTCATCAAGATGGACTTCCTGGGGCTCAGAAACCTCACCATCATCGACGACGCGCTCGACAACATCCGCGCCAACCGTGGCGAAGACCTCGTGCTCGAAGACCTCGACCTCGACGACGCAGCCTCCTACGAGCTGCTCGCCCGCGGCGACACCCTCGGCGTCTTCCAGCTCGACGGCGGCCCCATGCGGGGGCTGCTGCGACTGATGAAGCCCGACAACTTCGAAGACATCTCTGCAGTGCTCGCGCTCTACCGGCCGGGCCCCATGGGCGCCGACTCGCACACCAACTACGCGCTGCGCAAGAACAAGGTCCAGCCCATCACGCCGATCCACCCCGAGCTGGCCGAGCCGCTCGAAGACGTGCTCGGCGGCACCTACGGCCTCATCGTCTACCAGGAGCAGGTGATGTCGATCGCGCAGAAGCTCGCCGGCTTCACGCTCGCCCAGGCCGACCTGCTTCGCCGCGCGATGGGCAAGAAGAAGAAGTCGGAGCTCGACAAGCAGTACGAGGGTTTCTCGGCAGGCATGCACGCCAACGGCTATTCCGAGGCCGCGGTGAAGACGCTGTGGGACATCCTGCTCCCGTTCTCCGACTACGCCTTCAACAAGGCGCACTCCGCCGCCTACGGTGTCATCTCCTACTGGACCGCCTACCTCAAGGCGCACTACCCGGCCGAGTACATGGCCGCGCTCCTCACGAGCGTCGGCGACTCCAAAGACAAGATGGCGATGTACCTGAACGAGTGCCGCCGCATGGGCATCAAGGTGCTCCCACCCGACGTGAACTCGTCGATCGGCTTCTTCACCGCCGTCGGCCCCGATATCCGCTTCGGCCTCGGGGCAGTGCGCAACGTCGGGATGAACGTGGTCGAGCTCATCCGCGGCGCCCGTGAAGAGAAGGGGGCATTCACCTCCTTCGGCGACTTCCTGAAGAAGATCCCGCTCGGCGCCACCAACAAGCGCACCATCGAGTCGCTCATCAAGGCGGGTGCCTTCGACTCCCTGGGCGCCACCCGGCGCGCCCTCATGGAGGTGCACGAGGCGATGATCGACAACGCCGTGTCGGAGAAGCGCAACGAGGCCAACGGACAGGTCGGCTTCGACTTCGACTCGTTGTGGGATGCGCCCGAGGAGGTCCACGACATCCCGGCGCGACCCGAGTGGGCAAAGCGGGACAAGCTCGCCTTCGAACGCGACATGCTGGGGTTGTACGTCTCCGATCATCCGCTCGCCGGCCTCGAGGTGGAGCTCGCGAAGCACGCCTCGACGACGATCCTCGACCTGCTCTCGAGCGAGCACGTGAGCGACGGCGACCAGGTGACCATCGCGGGGCTCATCACCTCGGTGCAGCACCGAACGGCGAAGAACTCGGGCAACCAGTACGGCATGATCACCGTCGAGGACTTCGCCGGCGAGATCACCGCCATGTTCATGGGCAAGACCTACCAGGAGTTCGGGCCGGCTCTCACGAACGACTCCATCGTCGTGGTGCGCGGTCGCGTGTCGTTGCGCGACGACGGCATGAACCTGCACGCCTTCAGTCTCTTCCAGCCCGCGCTCGGCACAGCCGGCTCATCGGGGCCGCTGCACATCTCGCTCGCCGAGTTCAAGGCCACCACCGACACGGTGCAGGCGCTCAACGACGTGCTCATCAGGCACTCCGGCGACACCGAGGTTCGGTTGAAGCTCATCAAGAACGACAACGTGCGCGTGTTCGAAGTGCCCTACCCGGTGTCGGTCACCGCCGACCTGTTCGGCGAGCTGAAGTCGCTGCTCGGCCCGAACTGCCTGGCCTGA
- a CDS encoding peptidoglycan DD-metalloendopeptidase family protein, with protein MLPSPRGTPGTTSTHRRRTSTTATTSRTGIATATTSRTGTATATATGTARADRGDQGDGADDERMRGWLGSLGREGGVAMAHGDEVSRAARALARARPVVQYAGFAAIALGVVLVAVGMVGPVGPETGGLGATLVAVGVGLAVVTVLLTVAAPAAGGPTLALASPVRGRWRALNSPTSAVPSHGTHAYGQSYAVDLLNAPEGIEKPEFGSAGSSFLEPSRFPAFGEPVLSPAEAVVVRAVDGCRDHRSRSSWPALLWFFAESAVREVRGLRGMLGNHLVLRLADGTHIVLAHLRRHSIRVPVGAEVATGDELAECGNSGNSTEPHLHLQRQDTADPRSALGLPFTLEPDGIPANGEHLGVRP; from the coding sequence ATGCTCCCCTCACCGCGGGGCACACCCGGCACGACGAGCACCCACCGTCGGCGGACATCAACCACAGCAACCACCTCCCGCACCGGCATCGCCACAGCAACCACCTCCCGCACCGGCACCGCCACAGCAACCGCCACCGGCACCGCCCGTGCCGACCGGGGCGACCAGGGCGATGGGGCGGATGACGAGCGGATGCGGGGGTGGCTGGGTAGCCTCGGTCGCGAAGGGGGTGTGGCGATGGCGCACGGCGACGAGGTCTCGAGGGCGGCGCGTGCACTCGCACGGGCGCGGCCTGTGGTGCAGTACGCGGGGTTCGCGGCGATCGCGCTCGGGGTCGTGCTCGTGGCGGTCGGGATGGTCGGGCCGGTGGGGCCGGAGACCGGAGGGCTCGGGGCCACGCTGGTGGCCGTGGGGGTGGGGCTCGCGGTGGTGACGGTGCTGCTGACCGTCGCGGCACCGGCAGCCGGCGGCCCGACCCTCGCGCTCGCATCGCCTGTCAGGGGCCGATGGCGGGCACTCAACTCGCCGACGAGCGCGGTGCCGAGCCACGGCACCCACGCCTACGGGCAGAGCTACGCCGTCGATCTGCTGAACGCACCCGAAGGCATCGAGAAGCCGGAGTTCGGGTCGGCGGGCAGCTCATTCCTCGAGCCGTCGCGCTTCCCCGCCTTCGGCGAGCCCGTTCTCTCCCCCGCCGAGGCCGTGGTGGTGCGCGCCGTCGACGGCTGTCGTGACCATCGCAGCAGGTCATCGTGGCCCGCCCTCCTCTGGTTCTTCGCCGAATCGGCGGTGCGGGAGGTCCGCGGCCTCCGCGGGATGCTGGGCAACCATCTGGTGCTGCGACTGGCCGATGGCACGCACATCGTTCTCGCCCACCTGCGTCGGCACAGCATCCGGGTGCCCGTGGGGGCGGAAGTCGCGACGGGCGACGAGCTCGCCGAGTGCGGCAACAGCGGCAACTCGACCGAGCCCCACCTGCACCTGCAGCGACAGGACACCGCCGACCCACGCTCGGCCCTCGGCCTCCCGTTCACCCTCGAACCCGACGGCATCCCCGCCAACGGCGAGCACCTCGGGGTGCGGCCGTGA
- a CDS encoding serine hydrolase domain-containing protein codes for MPNRPQHIAPRPSLVVALVASALLLAGCTGGAGTQGTSAAPPAEAAPVPAPTRPAAPEGELPAELQSSLQSAVEGVMAEYGVPGAAAGVWVPGEGSWTTAIGLANVEENLPVTTEMSWPIRSVTKSYTVSLILQLADEGKLSLDDTVDQYVDGITDGDRITLLELANMSSGAADYVGQAFLDDFSVDPTKVYTLDELNAFVVDQPAQFEPGTEYLYTNSNTNLLGAVVEKVTGQSYAEALKERILDPLGQSGTRYLTDVADWTGPHPTGYAEADGALQPQQENPSILGPAGSLFSTLDDGRVWADTLGSGALLKPETQELREVGHEIPRPPYDLYGVGMGQTNGWLGHNGEGVGFTAATFHDPVSGASIVVYMNESNVPDAHPADAAFRALAAVLTEGAGQ; via the coding sequence ATGCCGAACCGCCCGCAGCACATCGCACCACGACCATCCCTCGTCGTCGCCCTCGTCGCGTCGGCGCTCCTGCTGGCAGGCTGCACCGGCGGAGCCGGCACCCAGGGCACCTCCGCCGCCCCGCCCGCCGAGGCCGCCCCCGTGCCCGCGCCCACGAGGCCCGCCGCGCCGGAGGGCGAGCTGCCTGCCGAGCTGCAGAGCAGTCTCCAGAGCGCCGTGGAGGGCGTGATGGCTGAATACGGCGTGCCGGGCGCTGCCGCCGGCGTCTGGGTACCGGGTGAGGGTTCGTGGACGACGGCGATCGGCCTCGCGAACGTCGAGGAGAACCTGCCGGTGACCACCGAGATGAGCTGGCCCATCCGCAGCGTGACGAAGTCGTACACGGTCTCGCTCATCCTGCAGCTCGCCGACGAGGGGAAGCTCTCCCTCGACGACACGGTCGACCAGTACGTCGACGGCATCACCGACGGCGACCGCATCACGCTGCTCGAGCTCGCGAACATGTCGAGCGGCGCGGCCGACTACGTCGGTCAGGCCTTCCTCGACGACTTCAGCGTCGACCCGACGAAGGTGTACACCCTCGACGAGCTCAACGCCTTCGTCGTCGACCAGCCCGCGCAGTTCGAGCCGGGAACCGAATACCTCTACACCAACTCGAACACGAACCTCCTCGGCGCCGTCGTCGAGAAGGTCACCGGCCAGTCGTACGCCGAGGCGCTCAAGGAGCGCATCCTCGACCCCCTCGGGCAGAGCGGCACCCGCTACCTCACCGACGTGGCCGACTGGACGGGCCCGCATCCGACCGGGTACGCCGAGGCCGATGGCGCGCTGCAGCCGCAACAGGAGAACCCGTCGATCCTCGGCCCCGCCGGCTCGCTGTTCTCCACCCTCGACGACGGCAGGGTGTGGGCCGACACGCTCGGCTCGGGCGCGCTGCTGAAGCCGGAGACCCAGGAGCTGCGCGAGGTGGGCCACGAGATACCGCGCCCGCCCTACGACCTCTACGGCGTCGGCATGGGGCAGACGAACGGCTGGCTCGGCCACAACGGCGAAGGAGTCGGCTTCACGGCGGCGACCTTCCACGACCCGGTGTCGGGTGCCAGCATCGTCGTCTACATGAACGAGTCGAACGTGCCCGACGCGCACCCTGCCGATGCCGCATTCCGGGCGCTGGCCGCGGTGCTGACCGAGGGAGCGGGCCAGTGA
- a CDS encoding phosphatase PAP2 family protein has product MTAIRGGRLSAWHEKFVVEERYVEAGDRRRLYVTAALLVVVGLVAFVAILVGVLTHTGFERLDQPVEAWFESQVRPETTSAMIVLAIVFGPVALPIIIAVVLVVWIIVARHLWRPLLLAGGMVTGVVIAQVLAPIVQHPRPPIGNMLFGPDHSFSFPSGHVLGTSDFLLITAYLLASRLQRTWFTVAAFSIAVVGIGVQVFSRLYLGYHWISDTTASIALSLVIVGSIIALDTARTVRVPGEAVTGPASQPQRDGT; this is encoded by the coding sequence ATGACAGCGATCCGCGGCGGCCGCCTCTCGGCCTGGCACGAGAAATTCGTCGTCGAGGAGCGCTACGTCGAGGCGGGTGACCGGCGCCGGCTCTATGTCACCGCCGCCCTGCTCGTCGTGGTCGGCCTCGTGGCGTTCGTCGCCATCCTCGTCGGTGTGCTCACGCACACCGGGTTCGAGCGGCTCGACCAGCCCGTCGAAGCGTGGTTCGAATCCCAGGTGCGCCCCGAGACGACCTCGGCGATGATCGTGCTCGCCATCGTCTTCGGACCGGTGGCGCTCCCCATCATCATCGCCGTCGTGCTCGTCGTCTGGATCATCGTCGCCCGCCACCTCTGGCGCCCCCTGCTCCTGGCCGGCGGCATGGTGACCGGCGTCGTCATCGCCCAGGTGCTCGCGCCGATCGTGCAGCACCCGCGGCCGCCGATCGGCAACATGCTGTTCGGCCCCGACCACTCCTTCTCCTTCCCGTCGGGCCACGTGCTCGGCACCTCCGACTTCCTGCTCATCACCGCGTACCTCCTGGCCAGCCGCCTGCAGCGAACCTGGTTCACGGTCGCCGCGTTCTCGATCGCGGTCGTCGGCATCGGCGTGCAGGTGTTCAGCCGGCTCTACCTCGGGTACCACTGGATCAGCGACACCACCGCGTCCATCGCCCTCTCCCTCGTCATCGTCGGCAGCATCATCGCCCTCGACACCGCGCGCACCGTCCGCGTGCCGGGCGAGGCCGTCACCGGCCCGGCCTCGCAGCCCCAGCGCGACGGTACCTGA
- a CDS encoding DUF4432 family protein, producing MTELSMTDVRRETEARLGAVERVWGPRSLRAEGGAGDGRRQIDLRGLGELAVTVEPDQFLDLGEAFWRGEAMSFTAPSTSARAESWGRRWLGGLLTTCGLTAVGRAEPADGGMHGRAHLVPALVTRSEGRWNGDSYELEVAGSMREAGIFEQNLQVTRSITARHGESRVRVNDVVRNDGFAEVPLKLLYHINLGWPVVDEGARVRASTAPAWEAVLAAPTPLEPEKVDALVAAAGDDGYAEAVVEAAGTRVTVRYRVAELPLLTVWRSAAAGSYALGIEPGTCWPSHADGPDSGKAGRMLAPGEEIVTDLEIVFEASPPA from the coding sequence ATGACGGAGCTGAGCATGACGGATGTCCGCCGCGAGACCGAGGCACGCCTGGGGGCCGTGGAGCGGGTCTGGGGCCCGCGCTCCCTCCGCGCCGAGGGCGGCGCCGGTGACGGGCGGCGCCAGATCGACCTGCGCGGCCTCGGCGAGCTCGCGGTCACCGTCGAGCCCGACCAGTTCCTCGACCTCGGCGAGGCGTTCTGGCGCGGCGAGGCGATGTCGTTCACGGCGCCCTCGACCTCCGCGCGCGCCGAGAGCTGGGGAAGGCGCTGGCTCGGCGGGCTTCTCACCACCTGTGGCCTCACCGCCGTGGGCCGGGCCGAGCCAGCCGACGGCGGCATGCACGGTCGCGCCCACCTCGTCCCCGCCCTGGTGACGCGCTCCGAAGGCCGCTGGAACGGCGACTCCTATGAGCTCGAGGTCGCCGGCTCGATGCGAGAGGCCGGGATCTTCGAGCAGAACCTGCAGGTGACGAGGTCGATCACCGCCCGGCACGGCGAGAGCCGGGTACGGGTGAACGACGTGGTGCGCAACGACGGCTTCGCCGAGGTGCCATTGAAGCTGCTCTACCACATCAACCTCGGCTGGCCGGTGGTCGACGAGGGGGCGCGCGTGCGGGCCTCGACCGCACCGGCGTGGGAAGCCGTGCTCGCGGCCCCCACGCCGCTCGAACCCGAGAAGGTCGACGCGCTCGTCGCCGCCGCGGGCGACGACGGCTACGCCGAAGCTGTCGTCGAGGCGGCGGGCACCCGCGTCACCGTGCGGTACCGCGTCGCCGAGCTGCCGTTGCTCACCGTCTGGCGGAGCGCCGCCGCCGGAAGCTACGCCCTCGGCATCGAGCCGGGAACCTGCTGGCCGAGCCATGCCGACGGCCCCGACTCCGGCAAGGCGGGGCGGATGCTCGCCCCCGGCGAGGAGATCGTCACCGACCTCGAGATCGTGTTCGAAGCGTCGCCTCCCGCCTGA
- a CDS encoding cryptochrome/photolyase family protein, whose translation MSRTRWLFAGQLGPGFDDGGRVLLVEARSVFARRPMHRAKAHLILSALRHRAAALGERAEFHQVERYAEVVDGRDDLEVIDPTSWAARRFVRRRGIDVLPSRGFVTSEADFAAWADHATGRGKRLLLEDFYRSVRERTGILMRGDQPEGGRWNYDADNRNPPPKGAARLGLPDPWWPTEDAIDDEVRADLDRWQRDGLVQLVGDDGPRRFAATRAEAEHALADFLESRLGDFGTFEDAMLGGDWTMAHSLLSAPMNLGLLDPLEVVDAAVAEFHAGRAPLAGVEGFTRQIIGWRDYVWHLYWYLGEGYRTGTNALGAHTPLPPAFRELDPSLVESNCLRETIDGMRRHGWAHHIQRLMVLGNWALQHGYDPVALNDWFVDMFVDGTPWVMPANVIGMSQHADGGVVATKPYAAGGAYIDRMSDYCSGCAFDPKVRLGENACPFTAGYWAFLDRVEPRIRGNHRMAQPLAGLRRLADREAVVDQERHRERW comes from the coding sequence GTGAGCCGCACGCGGTGGCTGTTCGCCGGTCAGCTGGGGCCGGGCTTCGACGACGGCGGTCGGGTGCTCCTCGTCGAAGCGCGCTCGGTGTTCGCGCGACGGCCGATGCACCGGGCGAAAGCACACCTCATCCTCTCGGCGCTCCGCCACCGCGCTGCCGCGCTCGGCGAACGAGCCGAGTTCCACCAGGTGGAGCGCTATGCGGAGGTGGTCGACGGCCGCGACGACCTCGAGGTGATCGATCCCACCTCCTGGGCGGCGAGGCGGTTCGTGCGCCGTCGCGGCATCGACGTGCTGCCGAGCCGGGGCTTCGTCACCTCGGAGGCCGACTTCGCCGCCTGGGCCGACCACGCGACCGGCCGGGGCAAGCGACTGCTGCTCGAAGACTTCTACCGCTCGGTGCGCGAGCGCACCGGCATCCTCATGCGCGGCGACCAGCCCGAGGGCGGCCGCTGGAACTACGACGCCGACAACCGCAACCCGCCACCCAAGGGCGCCGCCCGCCTCGGCCTCCCCGACCCGTGGTGGCCCACCGAAGACGCCATCGACGACGAGGTGCGCGCCGACCTCGACCGCTGGCAGCGCGACGGTCTCGTGCAGCTCGTCGGCGACGACGGCCCGCGGCGCTTCGCGGCCACCCGCGCCGAGGCCGAGCACGCCCTCGCCGACTTCCTCGAGTCGCGCCTCGGCGACTTCGGCACCTTCGAAGACGCCATGCTCGGCGGCGACTGGACGATGGCGCACTCACTGCTCAGCGCACCCATGAACCTGGGCCTCCTCGACCCGCTCGAGGTCGTCGACGCCGCGGTTGCCGAGTTCCACGCCGGCCGCGCCCCGCTCGCGGGCGTCGAGGGCTTCACCCGCCAGATCATCGGCTGGCGCGACTACGTCTGGCACCTCTACTGGTACCTCGGCGAGGGCTACCGCACCGGCACCAACGCGCTCGGCGCCCACACGCCGCTCCCGCCGGCGTTCCGCGAACTCGACCCGTCGCTCGTCGAGTCGAACTGCCTGCGCGAGACGATCGACGGCATGAGGCGGCACGGCTGGGCGCACCACATCCAGCGCCTCATGGTGCTCGGCAACTGGGCGCTGCAGCACGGCTACGACCCGGTCGCCCTCAACGACTGGTTCGTCGACATGTTCGTCGACGGCACACCGTGGGTGATGCCCGCGAACGTCATCGGCATGTCGCAGCACGCCGACGGCGGGGTCGTGGCCACCAAACCCTACGCGGCCGGTGGCGCCTACATCGACCGCATGTCGGACTACTGCTCAGGATGCGCGTTCGACCCGAAAGTGCGTCTCGGCGAGAACGCGTGCCCGTTCACCGCCGGGTACTGGGCGTTCCTCGACCGGGTGGAGCCGCGCATCCGGGGCAACCACCGCATGGCGCAGCCGCTCGCCGGCCTCCGCAGGCTCGCCGACCGCGAGGCCGTCGTCGACCAGGAGCGGCACCGCGAGCGCTGGTGA
- a CDS encoding DUF1206 domain-containing protein — protein sequence MSTRATANRAMKSAANSKGLEMLARVGFGASALVHILLGYLAIRVASNGGGESDQSGAMAEITKLPGGTVLIWVVTIGLFALALWLVVEAITGIGSASDKRWVRSLVPAGKAVAYAAVGITALTFAMGQSTSNAESTQQTSASILQMPGGQILLGVVGVAVVGIGGYFVFKGVTKKFEEDLTMPSGTVGRVVRVMGVVGYVAKGIAVGVMGILFVVAAVKVDPENATGLDGALKSLVELPFGVVILVAVGVGLIAYGLYTVVRARFARL from the coding sequence ATGTCCACCAGAGCGACAGCCAACCGTGCCATGAAGAGCGCGGCGAACAGCAAGGGGCTCGAGATGCTCGCCCGGGTGGGGTTCGGTGCCAGCGCGCTCGTCCACATCCTGCTCGGCTACCTCGCCATCCGTGTCGCCTCGAACGGCGGGGGCGAGAGCGACCAGTCGGGGGCGATGGCCGAGATCACGAAGCTCCCGGGCGGAACCGTCCTCATCTGGGTGGTGACCATCGGCCTGTTCGCCCTGGCGCTCTGGCTCGTGGTGGAGGCGATCACGGGCATCGGCTCCGCCTCCGACAAGCGGTGGGTGCGCAGCCTCGTCCCTGCCGGCAAAGCGGTGGCCTACGCCGCGGTCGGGATCACCGCGCTCACCTTCGCGATGGGGCAGTCGACGAGCAACGCCGAGTCGACGCAGCAGACCAGCGCGAGCATCCTGCAGATGCCGGGCGGTCAGATCCTGCTCGGTGTCGTGGGCGTCGCCGTGGTCGGCATCGGCGGGTACTTCGTCTTCAAGGGCGTGACGAAGAAGTTCGAGGAAGACCTCACCATGCCCTCCGGCACCGTCGGCCGGGTCGTGCGCGTGATGGGTGTCGTCGGCTACGTGGCGAAGGGCATCGCCGTGGGCGTCATGGGAATCCTCTTCGTGGTGGCCGCGGTGAAGGTCGACCCGGAGAACGCCACGGGCCTCGACGGCGCGCTCAAGTCTCTCGTCGAACTGCCGTTCGGGGTCGTCATCCTGGTGGCGGTGGGCGTCGGTCTCATCGCCTACGGCCTCTACACCGTCGTGCGGGCACGATTCGCCCGCCTCTGA